In the genome of bacterium, one region contains:
- a CDS encoding 2-hydroxyglutaryl-CoA dehydratase: MLTAGIDVGSTYAKAVILADGREIVGTAIARTGFRLPEVSRRVYGEALEAGSLREKQVSYVVATGFGRHQVPFCDVRVTDLTAAARAASFFFPATRTVLDIGGQTMKASRIDDASKVKSFRLNDKCAAGTGAFIEKTAQYMGYRTDEVGALAATSKDPAPISGVCAVFAESEVINHLSLGRPPADIMQGAIVSLVGRAVQLMKRVRMEPEYTLLGGILRFPTMATEVRRSLGTLGSRVNVPEGDLVQFAGSLGAAFLGYRRLTRPDPAVLPAATPTAAGV; encoded by the coding sequence ATGCTGACCGCCGGAATCGACGTCGGATCGACCTACGCCAAGGCGGTCATCCTGGCGGACGGCAGAGAAATCGTCGGCACTGCGATCGCTCGAACCGGATTCCGCCTGCCCGAGGTTTCACGACGCGTTTACGGTGAGGCTCTCGAAGCCGGCTCTCTGCGTGAGAAACAGGTTTCCTACGTCGTCGCCACCGGTTTCGGCCGCCATCAAGTGCCCTTCTGCGACGTCCGGGTCACGGATCTCACCGCTGCCGCTCGAGCCGCAAGCTTCTTCTTCCCCGCGACCCGCACGGTGCTCGACATCGGCGGCCAGACCATGAAGGCATCCAGGATCGACGACGCCTCCAAGGTCAAGTCCTTCCGCCTCAACGACAAGTGCGCCGCCGGAACCGGCGCCTTTATCGAGAAGACCGCCCAGTACATGGGCTATCGCACAGACGAGGTCGGCGCCTTGGCGGCGACCTCCAAGGACCCGGCCCCGATCTCGGGCGTATGCGCGGTCTTTGCCGAGTCGGAGGTGATCAACCACTTGTCTCTTGGACGGCCTCCCGCTGACATCATGCAAGGCGCGATCGTCTCGCTGGTGGGACGCGCCGTGCAGCTCATGAAGCGAGTGAGGATGGAGCCCGAGTACACGCTCCTGGGAGGAATCCTGCGCTTCCCGACGATGGCCACCGAAGTGCGGCGTAGCCTCGGCACTCTCGGCAGCCGTGTCAACGTACCGGAGGGCGACCTGGTTCAGTTCGCCGGGTCCCTTGGAGCGGCCTTTCTCGGCTATCGGCGACTTACCAGGCCCGATCCGGCCGTCTTGCCAGCTGCAACCCCCACCGCTGCAGGGGTTTAG
- a CDS encoding 2-hydroxyglutaryl-CoA dehydratase: MAFAAGVDIGSTQTKAVVLDEHERIAGRALIDTGANVVTAAEKAFELAMADAEATDQDIECVIGTGYGRYQINFGHDQVTEISCHARGATHMFPETRTVLDMGGQDTKAISVAPAGDILDFCMNDKCAAGTGRFLGAASTALEIPLDDLGPTALAAQKSVRISTTCTVFAESEILSWLGRGQKIEDILLGVHESIASRSLGLLRRVGIEQELTFSGGVAKNVGMVKTLERKLGFPINVSSESHFLGALGAGLFGLDRIRAGQRPALLRSNRLRQEVS; this comes from the coding sequence ATGGCTTTTGCAGCTGGAGTAGACATCGGCTCGACCCAGACTAAGGCGGTCGTGCTCGACGAGCACGAGCGGATCGCCGGCCGCGCCCTCATCGACACCGGCGCCAACGTCGTGACCGCGGCCGAGAAGGCCTTCGAGCTCGCCATGGCGGACGCCGAAGCCACCGACCAGGACATCGAATGCGTGATCGGAACCGGTTATGGCCGCTATCAGATCAACTTCGGCCACGACCAAGTCACCGAGATCAGCTGCCATGCGCGGGGCGCCACCCACATGTTCCCGGAAACCCGCACCGTCCTCGACATGGGCGGCCAGGACACCAAGGCAATCAGCGTGGCCCCGGCGGGAGACATCCTGGATTTCTGCATGAATGACAAGTGCGCTGCCGGCACCGGTCGATTCCTGGGAGCGGCCTCGACCGCCCTCGAGATCCCGCTCGACGACCTCGGCCCCACCGCTCTAGCCGCCCAGAAATCGGTTCGAATCAGCACGACATGTACTGTCTTCGCCGAATCCGAGATTCTCTCGTGGCTCGGACGCGGGCAGAAGATCGAGGACATCCTTCTGGGCGTTCACGAGTCCATCGCCTCGCGCTCGCTCGGGCTGTTGAGGCGCGTCGGAATAGAGCAAGAACTGACGTTCAGCGGCGGCGTCGCGAAGAACGTCGGTATGGTCAAGACCCTCGAAAGGAAGCTCGGCTTTCCGATCAACGTCAGCTCCGAATCGCACTTCCTGGGCGCCTTGGGCGCAGGCTTGTTCGGTCTCGATCGAATTCGAGCAGGCCAGCGCCCGGCGCTCCTCCGATCGAACCGCCTGCGCCAGGAGGTCTCCTGA